The window CGGCCAGATAGGCGGCGAAGTCCGCGCCGGTTTCCGGATGGCGCAAGCCGAACTCGACGGTCGCCTTCAGGTAACCGAGCTTCGAACCGCAGTCGTAGCGCACGCCCTGGAACTGATAGGACAGCACGGCCTCCTCCTTCAGCAGCGAGGCGATCGCGTCGGTGAGCTGCAGCTCGCCGCCCGCGCCCGGCTTGATCGAGCGCAGGTGGTCGAAGATGTGCGGCGTCAGGATGTAGCGGCCGACCACCGCCTGCGTCGTCGGCGCGTCCTCGGGCTTCGGCTTCTCGATGATGCCGGTCACGCGCTGCACGTTGCCCTGCTGGCTGTCCGTGGAGACGATACCGTACTGGCGGGTGTCCTCGCGCGGCACGTTCATCGTGCCGAGCACCGAGCAGCGGTGGTAGTTGTACACGCCCACCATCTGCTGCATGATCGGCTCCGCCCCGTGGTTGTCCAGCAGGTCGTCCGCCAGCATCACCGCGAAGGGCTCGTCGCCGACCACCGGCGCCGCGCACAGCACCGCATGGCCGAGACCGAGCGCCTCCGACTGGCGGATATACACGCAGTTCACGCCCTTCGGCACCGTTCTCTTGACCATCTCCAGCAATTCCTTCTTGCCGCGCGCCTCGAGCTCGGTTTCCAGTTCGTAGGCCTTGTCGAAGTGGTCCTCGATGGAACGCTTCGTGCGGCCGGTGATGAAGATCATGTCAGTGATGCCGGCCGCGACCGCTTCCTCGACCGCGTACTGGATCAACGGCTTGTCGACGATCGGCAGCATTTCCTTCGGGCTGGCCTTGGTGGCCGGCAGGAAGCGCGTGCCCATGCCGGCAACCGGGAATACCGCCTTGGTGACCTTTTTCATTGGATGACTCTCCCTTGTTTCATCTTTCGGTTCAGCGCGGCGTCTGGTCCGTGCCATATCTTCAACCTTGTTCGAGCAGGCGCAGCAAGCCGTCCTGATCGAGGATCGCCACGCCCAGTTCTTCCGCCTTCGCGAGCTTGGAACCGGCTTCCTCGCCCGCAACCACGTAATCCGTCTTCTTCGACACCGACCCGCTGACCTTGCCGCCGTGCGCCTCGATCAGCGCCTTCGCCTCGTCGCGGCTCAGCGTCGGCAGCGTGCCGGTCAGCACGAAGACCTTGCCGCTGGCGCTGCCCGCCACCGGCGCTGCCGGCGCGCCTTCTTCCCATGTCACGCCCGCCGCGCGCAATTGCTCGATCACCTCGCGGTTGTGCGCCTCGGCGAAGAAGCGCGCGATGCTCTGCGCCACCACCGGGCCGACATCCGGCACTTCCACCAGCCGCTCGGACGTCGCCTCCATCAGCGCGTCGAGCGCGCCGAAATGCCGCGCCAGATCCTTCGCCGTCGCTTCGCCGACATTGCGGATGCCGAGCGCGAAGATGAAGCGCGCGAGCGTCGTATGCCGGCTCTTCTCGATCGCCGCGAGCAGGTTGGCCGCCGACTTCTCGGCCATGCGCGGCAGGTTCGCCAACGCCAGCACGCCCAGCCTGTAGAGGTCCGCCGGCGTCTTCACGATGCCGGCCTCGACGAGCTGGTCGACCAGCTTGTCGCCCAGACCCTCGATGTCCATCGCGCGCCGCCCGGCGAAATGCAGCAGGGCCTGCTTGCGCTGCGCGGGACAGAACAGCCCGCCCGTGCAGCGCGCCACCACTTCGTCCTCGGCCTTCTCGACGTGCGACGCGCACACCGGGCAACGGGTCGGCATCACGAAGGCCCGCTCGCCGCCCTTGCGCCGTTCGACGATCGGACCGACGACCTCAGGTATAACGTCGCCGGCCCGCCGTACGATGACCTGATCGCCGATCAGCACGCCCTTGCGCAGGATTTCCTCTTCGTTGTGCAGGGTCGCGTTGGTCACCGTGACGCCGCCGACGAACACCGGCTTCAGGCGTGCGACCGGCGTCAGCGCACCGGTGCGGCCGACCTGCACCTCGATGTCGAGGAGTTCGGTGATCTCTTCCTGCGCCGGGTACTTGTGCGCGACCGCCCAACGCGGTTCGCGCGTCACGAAGCCGAGTTCGCGCTGCAGATCGAAGCGGTTGACCTTGTACACGACCCCGTCGATGTCGTACGGCAGGCTGTCGCGCAGCGCCGCGATGCGGTCGTGGAATTCACACAGCCCGTCGACGCCGACCGCGACGACCCGGTGCTCGCACACCGGCAGGCCGAAGGCCGCAAACGCGTCGAGCAGCGCCGCCTGCGTCGGCGGCAGCGCCCAGTCGCCGGTTTCGCCCAGTCCGTAGGCGAAAAAGGACAGCGGGCGCTTCGCGGCGATGCGCGGGTCGAGCTGGCGCACCGCGCCCGCCGCCGTATTGCGCGGGTTGATGAAGAGCTTCTCCCCGGCCTGCTCCTGGCGCGCATTCAGGCGCTGGAAATCGTCGCGGCGCATGTAGATCTCACCGCGCACTTCCAGCAGCGCGGGCGGCTTGCCCGACAGGCGCAGCGGAATCTGGCGGATCGTGCGCACGTTGTGCGTCACGTCCTCGCCGGTCTCGCCGTCGCCGCGCGTCGCCGCACGCACCAGCACGCCGTGCTCGTAGCGCAGGCTGATGGCCAGGCCGTCGAACTTCAGTTCGCCGAGATACTCCACGGGCGCATCCGCGGGGCCCAGTCCCAGCGCGTTGCGCACGCGCGTGTCAAATGCGATCACGCCACCGTTCGTGGTGTCGGTCTCGGTGCGGATCGACAGCATCGGCACCGCGTGCCGCACCGCCGCCAGTTCGGGCATCGGCGCACCGCCGACCCGCTGCGTCGGCGAATCGGGTGTCGCCAGCTCGGGGTAGTCGCGCTCCAGCGCCTCCAGCTCGCGGAACAGCCGGTCGTATTCGGCGTCCGGGACCGTCGGCGCGTCGAGAACGTAATAGGCGTGATTGTGCGCTTCGAGCTCGCGCCGCAACCGGGCGGCGCGCTCGAATTCCAGGGCCGAAGCGATCATCAGGCGGAGAACAGGCGCTGCGCCACCGGGCCGCCCGCCGGCAGGTCGCCGCTCGCCATCTGCGTCTGGAACTGCTGGATCTGGCCACGGATCATCGCGGCCGCCTCGCTGCCGAAGGGCGCACGGTTGTCATCGACGACCGTGCCCTGCAGCGCGTCGGCCATCTGCATGGCCTGGCGCATCATGCGCTCGAACGCGAACACGCCGTTCGGCACACGCGGCACGTCGATCACCAGCGTCAGGCCGCTGGTGCTCATGTCGCGCATCTCTTCCGCGGCGAACAGTGCCGGCTCGATGTTGCTGAGCGTGAAGAGCGTGTTGCCCTCCTCGTCGCGCGCGTGGAAGGAGCCGTCGGGCCCCAGCACCATTCCATGCGACTCGGCGAGCGCGCGGACCTTGGTGCCGACGAAGGGCTGGCCAGTGCTCACGACGTTGATGCCGATCTGCACATCCACGCTCGCGCAGAACTTGTCGAGCTCGGCCGCATTGCGCAGCGCCTCGCCACGCGCGGGCAGGTCGGCCGGCACCGCGAGGAACTGGTCGGCCACGTGCTGCATGCCGCCCGAAAAACGCAGGAAGTCGTTCTCGCTGATCGGCCCGCGCCGATCCACCGTCTGCATCGCGGCGCAGAACCAGTGGTAGGCGCCGGCGCTATGCGCGTTGAGCGGCCGCCACAGGTTGGCGGCGTCGTCGAACGCAAACCAGCGCACCGGTTTCGCGATCCCGCTCAACTGCTCGCTCTGCACCGCCCACAGGCGCGGCGCGTCCAGCGGCTCGATCGCCTCGATGCGGATCACGCAGTCGATGCGCGGGTCCACGACATCCGGCACGCCCGGCGTGACCTTGCGCACACCCGGGTCCTGCGCCGCTGCGGGGGCGCGCCGGACTGCCGGTTCGGGATCGCCCAGCGACGGCTCGATGCGCTCCGCGGGGCGATCGTCCGCCCCGCTGTCCGTCGGCTCGAGCAACACGTCGCGATGGTCCGACTTGAAGGCCTGCTCGGCCTGCCGTCGGTGCTTGCGTTCCTGCCACTTGTTGTAGGCGACGATTCCGGCGACCGAAGCCACCCCCAGCGCCGCCAAACCGATCTGCAATTCGTTATCCATCTTCCTTCCCGTTGTGGTCCCGCTGCGTCAGGCAGCGGGCTTCGCAACCCATTGGACGTCGCAATCAAAATCCCTGCCGCGGCGCCCGTTCGGGACGGCGCGGCGCTCATGTTCAGGCCGCCGCCGGCTCCGCCAGGCGCAGCGCTTCCTCGATATCCACTTCCACGACGCGCGAGACGCCCTGCTCCTGCATCGTCACGCCCACCAGCTGTTGTGCGATCTCCATCGTGATCTTGCTGTGGCTGATGAAGACGAACTGCGTCTGCGATGACATCCGCTTCACCATCTGGCAATAACGCTCGGTATTCGTATCGTCCAGCGGCGCGTCGACCTCGTCAAGCATGCAGAACGGCGCCGGGTTCAACTGGAACATCGAGAACACCAGCGCGATCGCCGTGAGCGCCTTCTCGCCGCCCGACAGCAGGTGGATCGAGCTGTTCTTCTTGCCCGGCGGCTGCGCCACGATCTGGATGCCCGCGTCGAGGATCTCGTCCCCGGTGAGCACCAGCCGCGCCTGCCCGCCGCCGAAAAGCTGCGGGAACAGCGTGCTGAAATGCTGCGTCACGGTATTGTAGGTTTCCTGCAGCTGTTCGCGCGTCTCGCGGTCGATGCGCCGGATCGCATCCTCCAGCGTGTCGATCGCCTGCGTCAGGTCCTCGAATTGCGCATCGAGATAGCCCTTGCGCTCCTGCGCGCTACGCAACTCGTCGAGCGCCGCGAGGTTCACCTGCCCGAGTTCGGCGATCTCGCGCGCGAGCCGCGCGACTTCGCGCACCAGCGAATTTTCCCGCAGCTCCGGCGTGAGCAGCGGCTGCAGCACCGCCTCGTCGGCCTGCGCCTCGACCAGCCGTTCATCCAGCTGCGCCGCGGCGAGCTCCGCCGCCTGCACCGCCAGGCGCAGTTCGGCGACCCGCCCGCGTGCGGGCGCCGCCTCCTGCTCGGTGCGCAGGCGCAGCTCCTCGGTCTGCTTCAGCCCCATCGCCGCCGTTTCCAGCGCATCGCGCCGCGCCGCCAGCGCGGCCTCGCGGTTCCCTCGCAGTTCGAGCGCCGCCTGCAACGCGTCGCGGCTGCGGCCGCTGTCGGTCGCCTCCAGCTCGTGCCCGCGCGCCTCGATTTCGGTGACGATCCGCCCGATCTGCTCGGCCGCCAGTTGCAGGTTACGCGCGATATCGTCGAGCTTGCCTGCGCACTCGCGCTCGGAGAAGCGCGCTTCCTGCCGATCCCGGGCCAGCGCCTGCTCGAGCGAGCGCGTCTCCCGCAGCGCGTTGTCGCGCTCGGTCAGCACTTCCAGCGCGCCGTCGAGACGTTCGCGCTGCAGCTCGGCGAGTTCCTCCGCGCGAGCCTGCTCCATCTCCGCGCGGGCAAGGTGTTCGCGTTCGGTCGCTTCGAGGTGCTCGATGTCGTCGAGGTCGCGCGCGAGCTGCGCACGCCGCTCCTCCGCGCGCTGCCGTGCCTGCGTGAGCTTGAGGAGTTCGACCTGCTCCGCATGCACCTGTTGCTGCGCCGCCTGCAGTTCGCGCCGCAGCGCGTTGCCGCGCTCCTGCAACTCGGCCGCGACCCCTTCGGCCGCAATCAGCGCGTCGTGCGCGATACTGGCGTCCGTTTCGAGACTGCGCTGCTGCTCGGCCAGCCCGTCGATCTCGCGCTGGCGCTCCATCACGCCGTGCGTGCGGCTGTCCGGCGCGTAATGCACCAGCGCGTGCCGGGTCAGGATCTGACCCCGGGGTCCGACGATGCACTGGCCGGCCGGAATCTCGCCACGCCGCTCGACCCATGGCTCCAGCTCGTCGGCGGCCAGGCAGCCGCGCAGCCAGTCGGCGACGACCGGCCGCAGGCGTTCGTCGACGAAGCTGATCCTGTCCAGCAGCGCGAACGCCCCCGGCAGGGGCCCGGGCGCATCGACCGGAACCACCCCGTCGCCGAAGGCCAGCGCAAAGGAACTGGGCGGCGCGTCGCCGAACATCGCGCGCGCGGCTTCGCCCACGTCGCCGGTCAGCGCCGCGAGCCGCTCGCGCAGCATGGCCTCGACCGCCATCTCCCAGCCCGGCTCGACGCGCAGATCGCGCCACAACGGCGGCAGCTCCGTCAGCTTGTGGCGTTTCAGCCAGTCGCCGAGCTGCCCCTGCGACTGGACCTTGGCCTGCAGCTGGACGAGCGCATCGCGGCGTGCCCGCAGTTCCGTGAGGCGCCGCTGTACCTGCCGTTCGTGCTCGAGTGCGGCTTTCAGCGCGGCCTGCGCCTCCGGCAGCCGCGCCTGGGCGGTGCCGAGTTCTTCCTGGCACCGCTCCTGCTCCTCGCACAGGGCCTCGACGCGCCCCTCCTGCTGCGCGACGACGGCCTCGTCGGGGCCCTCGACGCCGCCCGATTCGCTCGCCAGGCGCCCGCGGCGCTGATTCAGCGCATCGATGGCGCGCACCGCACTCGCGCGATTCGCCTCCTCGACGCGCAGCTGCTGCTCGGTCTGCGCGAGCTCGCGCCGCGCCGACGCAACCGTCGTATCCGCCGCCTGCCGGGCGGATTCCGCCTCGGGCAGCCGGTCGGCGATCTCCGCGTGCCGCGCCTCGGCCTGCTCCGCGCGCAGCGCCGCGTTCTCCAGCAGCCCGCTCCAGCGCTCACGCTCCGCCCCCAGCGCCTCCTCGCGCGCACGCCAGTGCGCCTCGTCGGTCGCAAGCTGGGCAAGCCGCGCTTCGAGGCGCTTGCGCGCATCGTCCAGATGCCGCAGCTCCGCTTCCAGGCGCGTGACCTCGGCCGACACCGCGAAGAGGTCCGACTGCGCCGCGTGCGTCGCCTCGGACGCCTCGAAATGCCCCGCGCGCGCCTCCTCGACGGCGTTCTCCAGCTCCTGCAGGCGGGCGCTGTCGGCCTCCATCTTCGACGACAGCTGATTGAGCTCGCCCTCCAGCCGCGCCTGCCCGGCCCGCGCCTCGTTGCGCTTGAGCAGCCACAGGAGCTGCTGGCGCTGCGTGTGCGCGGCGTTCAGGTCGCGGTAGCGCGCAGCGATCTCCGCCTGCACCCCCAGATGGCCGATGCGTTCGCCCAGCTCCATGCGGATGTCTTCGAGGCGGGCGAGGTTGTCGCGCGCATCCGACAGCCGTCCTTCGGTTTCGCGGCGCCGCTCCCTGTACTTCGTGACGCCCGCGGCCTCCTCCAGGAAGCCGCGCACCTCTTCGGGGCGCGCCTCGATGATGCGCGAGATCATGCCCTGCTCGATGATCGCGTAGGCGCGCGGACCAAGGCCGGTGCCGAGGAACAGGTCGATGACGTCCTTGCGCCGGACCTGGACGTTATTCAGAAAGTAGGTGGACTCGCCGCTGCGGTCGAGCACGCGCTTGACCGAGATTTCCGCGTAGCGCGACCACTGCCCCGCCGCGCGCCCTTCCGCATTGTCGAACACGAGCTCCACGCTCGCGCGCGACACGGGTTTACGCGTCGTCGAACCGTTGAAGATGACGTCCTGCATCGACTCGCCGCGCAGGGCGCTGGCGCGCGTCTCGCCCAGCACCCAGCGCACCGCGTCGATGATGTTGGACTTGCCGCAGCCGTTCGGCCCCACCACGCCGACGAGATTGCCGGGCGTGAGCACCGTGGTCGGATCGACAAAGGTCTTGAAACCGGCGAGTTTGAGCTTGGAAAGACGCACGTCGGAACGGGGCCGGGTCGGATCGGAGCAGGAGTTAGGGCTGGCGTTGGAGCTGGAACTGGCCGGCCGGGGCCGGCGAAAGCGCGTCATGATACCATCGCGCGCTCGATGCCCCTGCCTTCAGACACAGGCGCATACCCACCGATACAAGCCGAAACAGTCCGCCGTGAATCCGAACCTCGACCGCCTCCAGCCCTATCCCTTCGAAAAACTGCGTGCGCTGCTCGACGGCGTCGTGCCTCCGGCCGACCTGAAGCTGATCCGCCTGTCGATCGGCGAGCCGCAGCACCCCACCCCGCCCTTCATCATGCAGGCCCTCACCGACAACCTGCAGGGGCTCGCGAACTACCCCGCGACGATCGGCGGAGACCCGCTGCGCGCGGCGATCGCCGGTTGGCTGGAGCGCCGCTTCGGCCTGCCGAAAGTCGATCCGGCGACCCAGGTCCTGCCCGTCAACGGCTCGCGCGAGGCGCTGTTCGCGTTCGCCCAGGCCGTGATCGACTCCGGCCGCCCCGGTGCCAAGGTGCTGAGCCCGAACCCCTTTTACCAGATCTACGAAGGCGCGGCCCTGCTCGCGGGCGCGGAACCGGTGTTCCTCAACAACCTGCCGGAAAACGGCTTCGGCTCGGATTTCGAC is drawn from Azoarcus sp. DN11 and contains these coding sequences:
- the galU gene encoding UTP--glucose-1-phosphate uridylyltransferase GalU, with product MKKVTKAVFPVAGMGTRFLPATKASPKEMLPIVDKPLIQYAVEEAVAAGITDMIFITGRTKRSIEDHFDKAYELETELEARGKKELLEMVKRTVPKGVNCVYIRQSEALGLGHAVLCAAPVVGDEPFAVMLADDLLDNHGAEPIMQQMVGVYNYHRCSVLGTMNVPREDTRQYGIVSTDSQQGNVQRVTGIIEKPKPEDAPTTQAVVGRYILTPHIFDHLRSIKPGAGGELQLTDAIASLLKEEAVLSYQFQGVRYDCGSKLGYLKATVEFGLRHPETGADFAAYLAARA
- the ligA gene encoding NAD-dependent DNA ligase LigA, which translates into the protein MIASALEFERAARLRRELEAHNHAYYVLDAPTVPDAEYDRLFRELEALERDYPELATPDSPTQRVGGAPMPELAAVRHAVPMLSIRTETDTTNGGVIAFDTRVRNALGLGPADAPVEYLGELKFDGLAISLRYEHGVLVRAATRGDGETGEDVTHNVRTIRQIPLRLSGKPPALLEVRGEIYMRRDDFQRLNARQEQAGEKLFINPRNTAAGAVRQLDPRIAAKRPLSFFAYGLGETGDWALPPTQAALLDAFAAFGLPVCEHRVVAVGVDGLCEFHDRIAALRDSLPYDIDGVVYKVNRFDLQRELGFVTREPRWAVAHKYPAQEEITELLDIEVQVGRTGALTPVARLKPVFVGGVTVTNATLHNEEEILRKGVLIGDQVIVRRAGDVIPEVVGPIVERRKGGERAFVMPTRCPVCASHVEKAEDEVVARCTGGLFCPAQRKQALLHFAGRRAMDIEGLGDKLVDQLVEAGIVKTPADLYRLGVLALANLPRMAEKSAANLLAAIEKSRHTTLARFIFALGIRNVGEATAKDLARHFGALDALMEATSERLVEVPDVGPVVAQSIARFFAEAHNREVIEQLRAAGVTWEEGAPAAPVAGSASGKVFVLTGTLPTLSRDEAKALIEAHGGKVSGSVSKKTDYVVAGEEAGSKLAKAEELGVAILDQDGLLRLLEQG
- a CDS encoding cell division protein ZipA C-terminal FtsZ-binding domain-containing protein, translated to MDNELQIGLAALGVASVAGIVAYNKWQERKHRRQAEQAFKSDHRDVLLEPTDSGADDRPAERIEPSLGDPEPAVRRAPAAAQDPGVRKVTPGVPDVVDPRIDCVIRIEAIEPLDAPRLWAVQSEQLSGIAKPVRWFAFDDAANLWRPLNAHSAGAYHWFCAAMQTVDRRGPISENDFLRFSGGMQHVADQFLAVPADLPARGEALRNAAELDKFCASVDVQIGINVVSTGQPFVGTKVRALAESHGMVLGPDGSFHARDEEGNTLFTLSNIEPALFAAEEMRDMSTSGLTLVIDVPRVPNGVFAFERMMRQAMQMADALQGTVVDDNRAPFGSEAAAMIRGQIQQFQTQMASGDLPAGGPVAQRLFSA
- the smc gene encoding chromosome segregation protein SMC, whose protein sequence is MRLSKLKLAGFKTFVDPTTVLTPGNLVGVVGPNGCGKSNIIDAVRWVLGETRASALRGESMQDVIFNGSTTRKPVSRASVELVFDNAEGRAAGQWSRYAEISVKRVLDRSGESTYFLNNVQVRRKDVIDLFLGTGLGPRAYAIIEQGMISRIIEARPEEVRGFLEEAAGVTKYRERRRETEGRLSDARDNLARLEDIRMELGERIGHLGVQAEIAARYRDLNAAHTQRQQLLWLLKRNEARAGQARLEGELNQLSSKMEADSARLQELENAVEEARAGHFEASEATHAAQSDLFAVSAEVTRLEAELRHLDDARKRLEARLAQLATDEAHWRAREEALGAERERWSGLLENAALRAEQAEARHAEIADRLPEAESARQAADTTVASARRELAQTEQQLRVEEANRASAVRAIDALNQRRGRLASESGGVEGPDEAVVAQQEGRVEALCEEQERCQEELGTAQARLPEAQAALKAALEHERQVQRRLTELRARRDALVQLQAKVQSQGQLGDWLKRHKLTELPPLWRDLRVEPGWEMAVEAMLRERLAALTGDVGEAARAMFGDAPPSSFALAFGDGVVPVDAPGPLPGAFALLDRISFVDERLRPVVADWLRGCLAADELEPWVERRGEIPAGQCIVGPRGQILTRHALVHYAPDSRTHGVMERQREIDGLAEQQRSLETDASIAHDALIAAEGVAAELQERGNALRRELQAAQQQVHAEQVELLKLTQARQRAEERRAQLARDLDDIEHLEATEREHLARAEMEQARAEELAELQRERLDGALEVLTERDNALRETRSLEQALARDRQEARFSERECAGKLDDIARNLQLAAEQIGRIVTEIEARGHELEATDSGRSRDALQAALELRGNREAALAARRDALETAAMGLKQTEELRLRTEQEAAPARGRVAELRLAVQAAELAAAQLDERLVEAQADEAVLQPLLTPELRENSLVREVARLAREIAELGQVNLAALDELRSAQERKGYLDAQFEDLTQAIDTLEDAIRRIDRETREQLQETYNTVTQHFSTLFPQLFGGGQARLVLTGDEILDAGIQIVAQPPGKKNSSIHLLSGGEKALTAIALVFSMFQLNPAPFCMLDEVDAPLDDTNTERYCQMVKRMSSQTQFVFISHSKITMEIAQQLVGVTMQEQGVSRVVEVDIEEALRLAEPAAA